Proteins from a single region of Microbacterium sp. zg-Y818:
- a CDS encoding LacI family DNA-binding transcriptional regulator codes for MTDDAMGRRPSIRDVARLSGVSHQTVSRVLNHHPSIRPETRERVLSVMADLQYSPNRAARALVTSRSQTIGILAASSSQYGPASSIAAIEAAARARGYWVSTANIEAADPQSIPAGLSHLMAQSIEGLVVIAPQVRVVRALAAQRLDIPYVTLQSTDLDPGHTLSVDQIAGARLATRHLIERGHRDIYHIAGPQDWIEAEARMRGFLEEMSDADIPTTAPILGDWTAEFGYYAGRELLRVRDFTAIFASNDQMALGLMHAIRDEGLDVPGDISIVGFDDIPDAAHFWPPLTTVRQDFAELGRRCVDLLLGGAASAAPVASAIVPELVVRASTAFRPSR; via the coding sequence ATGACCGACGACGCGATGGGGCGACGGCCCAGCATCCGCGATGTCGCGCGCCTGTCCGGTGTGTCGCATCAGACAGTGTCACGAGTGCTCAATCACCACCCCAGCATCCGGCCCGAGACACGTGAGCGGGTGCTCTCGGTCATGGCCGACCTGCAGTACAGCCCCAATCGCGCGGCCCGGGCGCTGGTGACCAGCCGCTCTCAGACGATCGGCATCCTGGCCGCATCCAGCAGTCAGTACGGACCCGCCTCGAGCATCGCCGCGATCGAGGCCGCTGCCCGCGCTCGCGGGTACTGGGTCTCCACGGCCAACATCGAAGCCGCAGACCCGCAGTCCATCCCGGCGGGGCTGTCGCACCTCATGGCGCAGTCGATCGAGGGTCTGGTCGTGATAGCGCCGCAGGTGCGGGTGGTCCGGGCTCTCGCCGCCCAGCGTCTGGACATCCCGTACGTGACGCTGCAGTCCACCGATCTCGACCCCGGCCACACGCTGTCCGTCGACCAGATCGCCGGCGCGAGGCTGGCGACCCGGCACCTGATCGAGCGAGGGCACCGCGACATCTACCACATCGCCGGTCCTCAGGACTGGATCGAGGCCGAGGCCCGCATGCGCGGTTTCCTCGAGGAGATGAGTGATGCGGACATCCCGACGACGGCGCCCATCCTGGGGGACTGGACCGCGGAGTTCGGTTACTACGCGGGACGGGAGCTGCTGCGGGTGCGCGACTTCACCGCCATCTTCGCCTCGAACGACCAGATGGCCCTCGGGCTCATGCACGCGATACGTGACGAGGGACTCGACGTGCCGGGCGACATCAGCATCGTCGGCTTCGACGACATTCCGGATGCCGCGCACTTCTGGCCGCCGCTGACCACCGTGCGGCAGGACTTCGCCGAGCTCGGTCGGCGCTGTGTCGACCTGCTGCTGGGCGGTGCCGCCTCCGCAGCGCCGGTCGCCAGCGCCATCGTGCCCGAGCTGGTCGTGCGGGCGTCGACGGCGTTCCGCCCGTCCCGCTGA
- a CDS encoding L-ribulose-5-phosphate 4-epimerase yields MTGVKIEVAVARVRAEVAALHAELVRYGLVVWTGGNVSGRVPGADLFVIKPSGVSYDALAPENMILCDLDGNVVPGTPGSERSPSSDTAAHAYVYRNMPQVGGVVHTHSPYATAWAARGEAIPCVITAMADEFGGEVPVGPFAIIGDDSIGRGIVDTLTGHRSRAVLMQNHGPFTIGSSAKDAVKAAVMVEDVARTVHLARQGGELIPIAQDAIDRLYDRYQNVYGQTTDDRR; encoded by the coding sequence GTGACAGGGGTGAAGATCGAGGTCGCCGTGGCGCGTGTGCGCGCCGAGGTCGCGGCGCTGCACGCCGAGCTGGTGCGGTATGGCCTGGTCGTGTGGACCGGCGGCAACGTGTCGGGGCGGGTGCCGGGTGCTGACTTGTTCGTGATCAAGCCGTCGGGGGTGTCGTATGACGCCCTGGCGCCGGAGAACATGATCCTGTGCGACCTGGACGGCAACGTCGTCCCGGGAACGCCGGGCAGTGAGCGTTCCCCGTCGAGTGACACCGCGGCGCATGCGTATGTGTACCGGAACATGCCGCAGGTGGGCGGGGTGGTGCACACGCATTCGCCGTATGCGACGGCGTGGGCGGCGCGTGGCGAGGCGATCCCGTGTGTGATCACGGCGATGGCGGATGAGTTCGGTGGCGAGGTGCCGGTGGGGCCGTTCGCGATCATCGGTGACGATTCGATCGGCCGTGGGATCGTCGACACGCTCACCGGGCATCGGTCGCGGGCGGTGCTGATGCAGAACCACGGCCCGTTCACGATCGGTTCCAGTGCGAAGGATGCCGTCAAGGCGGCGGTGATGGTGGAGGACGTCGCCCGCACCGTGCATCTGGCCCGGCAGGGCGGGGAGCTCATCCCGATTGCGCAGGATGCGATCGACCGGCTCTACGACCGGTACCAGAACGTCTACGGACAGACCACCGACGACCGCCGGTAG